A region of the Primulina tabacum isolate GXHZ01 unplaced genomic scaffold, ASM2559414v2 Contig429, whole genome shotgun sequence genome:
TCAGAGTGGTCACGCCGGAAAAATCTTCCGGCACCTATTAACGTTCTTTCTCCCTCGAAAGTTCAGGTCCAGGTGCTCGAGCAACCATCTCCAGCTCATCAACTCGACCCAATGAAATCGCCCACTAAGCTTTGACCCGATTCACCGGTCTTCATCACATACTATTCTTCGCTCCGACCATCAATGATTCGTAGATTGTGGATGCAAAGAGATGCCCCAAAGCAGAGTCCACTAATTTTGTctacttttgtttttttaataaaattttcagattttatttttgttacattaatatggatttttttttgtttcaaccATGTTCGTCACAGTACTACCAAAAAATGTTGATATGTTATCGATATTTGTCTTATGTTACATTAATAATTTAACCAAAATAgctaaaataataaaagttaatGAACcgaaatcaaatttgaaaatttaatggaCCAAAACTATACAAGAGAAGTTAATAGACCAAATAATTCATTTCCCTCTCTTTTAATCACACCGCGCTTGCGCTCCTGCATGTTTTCGCCGAAACAGAGAAATATGaaccaaaaattgtactgaaaaaaTAATCCATCCAGCACCAAATTTTTTCAACAAGGCCACACCACACGACATGCACACCAACATCGATATTGGCACTCAGTCAAATTCTATATCTGAGGAGTGGGTCTTTCAGGAGAAGACGTTCGTGATAAACTCTCCAAGCGTAATCTTCAAAAGGAAAAGAATGGAACACTTCTGGTTCAGTCGTGTTCGAGTCTTTGACATCGTCGCCACTTTCTTCATCAACGTCGGTGTTAATGGCTACTTTGGGAGCTGGTTGAGGGAAGACCATGCTTTCGACGGGGAGGGTAATCAGGAGAGACATTGTTACGTATCGAGAATCCTCATGGCCGTCATCCGAACAAGGCATTGGTCTTCCTCTCACTTTCTTCAATCTCCCATTGCTCCAAACCTGTCATGCTACAAAACCATTATTCTTTTGGAGAGAATATATATATGGAGGTTTCAATTATTATTTTGCTGGAATTTACAGaccaatacatatataatacgCTGCTTAAAAACTTAATTTCAAACGAAGAACCCAATCCTACCGTCTAGAGAAATTAATTTTGGAGAATAATTTTCGCCAAACtttgttttttgaaaaataatacacttgatatgatcattttccaaaaaataatttgatcaaaattattttacaaaCTACAAATTTAAATGGGTATCCAAGTTTCTGTAGCACAACATttggaattttttcataattaaatcTAAAGCACTTTCAGATCATCACGAATTTATACACGTGAGATGGATCGACCTGATATGGTcggagatccgtctcacaaaattaacatATGAGGCGGTCTCACGATAGTTTTTGTGATCTATCTAGCTCATTATTTGACGACGACAGAAAAAAAATACGAACAAAAAACTTCGATTTTTCAAAGtataaaaaattcaaactcatatacaGCTGTGAAAttggaaacccaaaaaaaaaaagttaaaacaATTACACAATTAAATTTGATTAATAGATTACACAAATTGTGTCTACCAATGCTGACAAATCACTAATCCAAAACCATTATTAATTTGATAACATTAGTCAGAATTTCGAGTGTTTGACATACAAAATGCATGAGCCGCCGCATTCCCATTTAATTTCCGACTAGTCAATTAATGAAATGCAAATTCATTCTAATTTCGTGTTAAACTAAAATATCAATCAAGATGTCAATAtcccattaattaaataaattttttttcctcaaatggcgtttgaaattttaaatttgtgatAGACAATTAATCTAATGTGAAAGAAGTATCCTTAATTTTGCAAATAAGTGAACATTCAATAATGGCGGGCTGTATATTCATATGATATGAATATAGGAGcagatcttttgtgagacggtctcaaatctttatctgtgagacggtcaaccctaccgatattcacaataaaaactaATACTTTTAGCATCATAGTAAAACTTTTTTATAGAttacccaaataaaagatccatctcacaaaatacgacacatgagaccgtctcatacaagtttttgcgttaatataatatataatctaAACAATATGATTACTTAAATTGCATTAATCAtcattaagataaataaaaatattgtttttttaaaaaaaaaatataacgaTATATTGTATTATGTCAGCACCCATTGTTAATTCCtgggttttcaaaatttttcctaATTAAATTAcgtaataatattaaataaatagtgaataaatatttatttgaaagtTGGTAAAATTATCACCTGAGCGATGTCTCCAAGCGTGATCAGCGCATAATCCTCCTGACCCGACACATTGACCCAACCCGAATCCGAGCACAAAGAAGATTTCTGACAGCTGGGTACATAATGCAACCCGATTACATATGGGTAAACCCGACCCGGTTTACTAGTCCCGTTGTCAGCTATCCACAACAGAGAGCACAGCTCCTTTGGGGTTGGATTCTCAAACCCGATAACAGAAGCCAATTCTCGAATCAACTTCAAGCCTAGAGTCTCCATTTCACGTGTAAATTCACGCAAAGAATCCAAATCCAAATCATCTATTTTGTTTGTAAAACTCGAGAAGTCGAGGCAGAATGATTCGCCGTGATCATCATCGTCCTCGTCGTAGCCGAGAGGCCAGTTGTTCGGGAATAGGAGTTGCTTCTTATGGTTGGGGAGTTTGAAAAGGGAGTCGGTCGCGGGATAGGTG
Encoded here:
- the LOC142534217 gene encoding uncharacterized protein LOC142534217, translating into MASSSAEEPHNHRHESNPYATTAAPPPTPSIHTNVDSSISTSEALSVLLHRLPPTLSLSLPSRPPPPHHPPLLSLSDPNPILHTNLLSASTKLGFFHLKHQATYPATDSLFKLPNHKKQLLFPNNWPLGYDEDDDDHGESFCLDFSSFTNKIDDLDLDSLREFTREMETLGLKLIRELASVIGFENPTPKELCSLLWIADNGTSKPGRVYPYVIGLHYVPSCQKSSLCSDSGWVNVSGQEDYALITLGDIAQVWSNGRLKKVRGRPMPCSDDGHEDSRYVTMSLLITLPVESMVFPQPAPKVAINTDVDEESGDDVKDSNTTEPEVFHSFPFEDYAWRVYHERLLLKDPLLRYRI